One Rosa chinensis cultivar Old Blush chromosome 5, RchiOBHm-V2, whole genome shotgun sequence genomic region harbors:
- the LOC112167619 gene encoding protein RGF1 INDUCIBLE TRANSCRIPTION FACTOR 1 — protein MEEEMLVPSWLESLLSTAFFSICPAHRDAPRSECNMYCLDCHNGAFCFYCRSSRHKDHQVIQIRRSSYHDVVRVNEIQKVLDITGVQTYVINSARVLFLNERPQPKTAVKGSSHICEICGRSLLDPFRFCSLGCKLVGLKKNGDASFIFSAKNGDASFILKTGEENEEGRREGIAIRLLSKERDHQEQFPSEATMQHPQEEQDMYQSTPPPPQYSRSRRRKGIPHRAPLGP, from the exons ATG GAGGAGGAGATGTTGGTGCCTTCATGGCTCGAGTCATTGTTATCCACAGCCTTCTTCTCCATCTGCCCAGCACACAGAGATGCCCCGAGAAGCGAATGCAACATGTACTGCCTGGATTGCCACAACGGGGCGTTTTGCTTTTACTGCAGATCATCAAGGCACAAAGATCACCAAGTAATTCAG ATCAGACGGTCGTCGTATCACGACGTTGTTAGGGTGAATGAAATTCAGAAGGTTTTGGATATCACTGGAGTTCAGACGTATGTGATAAACAGTGCGAGAGTGCTGTTCTTGAATGAGAGGCCTCAGCCCAAAACTGCTGTCAAAGGGAGCTCACATATCTGTGAAATCTGTGGGAGGAGTCTCTTGGACCCTTTTCGGTTTTGTTCATTGGGATGCAAG CTTGTAGGACTAAAGAAGAATGGGGATGCGAGCTTTATCTTCAGCGCGAAGAATGGGGATGCGAGCTTTATCTTGAAGACTGGTGAAGAGAATGAGGAGGGAAGAAGGGAAGGGATAGCAATAAGGTTGCTATCAAAAGAAAGAGATCATCAAGAGCAATTTCCTAGTGAAGCAACAATGCAACATCCACAAGAAGAACAAGACATGTACCAAAGCACTCCTCCTCCACCCCAATATTCaagatcaagaagaagaaagggcaTTCCTCATAGGGCACCTTTAGGGCCCTAA